From a region of the Coffea arabica cultivar ET-39 chromosome 3e, Coffea Arabica ET-39 HiFi, whole genome shotgun sequence genome:
- the LOC113737212 gene encoding low-temperature-induced 65 kDa protein-like, whose translation MKSQLHRPYGHTDDQDPQHAAVEDEGDHHHHEKTSVMRKVKAKAKKIKETLAKHGLGHEHEHERDYSQDDPDEGEENEDEEMEEDPEVHGAPMYESTVIGSAIPAQNVNLEKPTAIGETGATRPVFEGQSGENLGKPSAMEVVHAPEDKDISFPPEIPRTKGDSGARNDNENVGPQGFRIGALEGLEEDPQAPKNRPGEVPPSNYETKVTDPTGKGGEEVGITPLIQSFNKMGVYDESVPKSESGQEGYTGSHDQFAPEPNPTEGKSESAPKSCDPSKPEDNLPRDTLTGKSSDQSGYVEKISLATSTIADKAISAKNVVASKLGYGGTEGGKVPETDEKKNAAKSGASPAEYAHKVSATVTDKLAPVYQKVADAGSSVVSKVKGSTGTGQEGSETSGGKVPDKGVSVKEYLVEKFKPREEDKALSEVISETLHKKKEEVGKTGESKPMGKVTESEEVARHLGTGMERKREGEDAIAAGRESSGKGMVDRLKGAVSSWIVKGREDQQYSQGSADSSNVRNEGSAASDEIGHRRLQESGN comes from the exons CGGTTGAGGATGAAGGAGACCATCATCATCATGAGAAGACATCAGTGATGAGGAAAGTGAAGGCGAAAGCGAAGAAGATCAAGGAGACTCTTGCCAAGCATGGACTTGGTCatgaacatgaacatgaacGAGATTATAGTCAAGATGATCCTGATGAAGGTGAAGAAAATGAGgatgaagaaatggaagaagacCCTGAAGTCCATGGTGCACCCA TGTATGAGTCGACTGTGATTGGAAGTGCAATTCCTGCACAAAATGTCAATTTGGAGAAACCAACAGCAATAGGGGAAACAGGCGCTACAAGGCCTGTTTTTGAGGGGCAATCAGGGGAGAATCTGGGAAAACCATCAGCCATGGAAGTGGTTCATGCGCCTGAGGACAAGGATATATCATTTCCCCCTGAAATTCCTCGAACAAAAGGGGATTCAGGTGCCAGAAACGACAATGAAAATGTTGGCCCTCAGGGGTTTAGAATTGGTGCTCTAGAAGGCTTAGAGGAAGATCCTCAAGCGCCGAAAAACCGGCCAGGAGAAGTTCCGCCTTCAAATTATGAAACTAAAGTTACTGATCCAACTGGAAAGGGTGGTGAAGAAGTTGGAATAACCCCACTGATCCAATCCTTCAATAAGATGGGTGTTTATGATGAATCAGTGCCTAAATCGGAGTCAGGACAAGAGGGGTATACAGGAAGCCATGATCAGTTTGCTCCAGAGCCAAATCCTACTGAAGGCAAATCTGAATCAGCTCCAAAAAGTTGTGATCCTAGCAAACCAGAAGACAACTTACCGCGTGACACATTAACCGGAAAATCATCAGACCAGAGCGGTTATGTTGAGAAGATATCACTAGCTACATCCACTATTGCTGACAAAGCAATCTCTGCCAAGAATGTAGTCGCTTCCAAGCTTGGATATGGGGGCACTGAAGGTGGTAAAGTCCCTGAAACCGATGAAAAAAAGAATGCTGCAAAATCAGGTGCATCCCCAGCGGAGTATGCACATAAAGTCTCAGCGACAGTTACTGACAAACTGGCACCAGTTTACCAGAAAGTCGCAGATGCTGGAAGTTCTGTGGTGTCAAAGGTGAAAGGCAGTACTGGAACAGGACAGGAAGGATCTGAAACAAGTGGTGGTAAAGTGCCTGATAAAGGTGTGTCTGTGAAGGAGTACCTGGTTGAGAAGTTTAAACCTCGTGAAGAAGATAAGGCGCTTTCTGAGGTGATATCAGAGACTTTgcacaagaagaaagaagaggtCGGAAAAACAGGTGAATCAAAGCCAATGGGGAAGGTGACTGAGTCAGAGGAGGTAGCAAGGCATCTTGGGACTGGAatggagaggaagagagagggtGAAGATGCCATTGCTGCTGGTCGCGAAAGCAGTGGAAAGGGTATGGTAGACAGGCTTAAAGGGGCTGTCAGCTCATGGATTGTTAAAGGTCGTGAAGACCAACAATATTCTCAGGGGTCAGCTGATTCATCCAATG TAAGAAATGAAGGTTCTGCAGCTAGTGATGAAATCGGGCATCGCAGACTCCAAGAATCAGGCAACTGA